In Longimicrobium sp., the genomic stretch GATGTGCGCTGCGATCTGGCCCCAGCGGGTGAAGGTGTCGGCCATCCAGTCGTAGATCGACTTCATCGACCCCTGCAGCTTCTCGATCCCCGCCGCGCGCTCCTCGCGCGGCAGCGTCAGCGCGTCGCGGATCTTCAGGGCGCACCCCTCGGGGTCGTACGGGTTCATCAGCACCGCCCCGTCGGCCATCTCCTCCGCCGCCCCGGCGAACTCCGACAGCAGCAGCACCCCGCGCCGGTCCACCTGGCTCGCGACGAACTCCTTGGCCACCAGGTTCATCCCGTCCTGCAGCGACGAGATCAGGCAGATGTCGGCCATGCGGTAGACGATGGCCAGCCGCTCGGCGGGAAGCGACTGCTTCACCAGGTGGATGGGGCGCCAGTCGCCGGTGCCGAAGCGCTCGTTGATCTCCCACACCTGCTTGTCCACCTTCTGCGCCAGCTCGTCGTACGCCTCGATGTCGCTGCGGCTGGGCACGGCCACCTGGATGAAGGTGAAGCGCTCGCGGAACTCGGGGTAGCGGTCCCACAGGAACTCCAGCGCCTTGAACTTCTCCGGCAGCCCCTTGCTGTAGTCCAGCCGGTCCACCCCGATGCCGATGGCCCCGCCGCGCGGCGCGTAGCGGGCGCGCAGCCGCTCCATCTGCTCCTCCACCCCGTCGGCCGTCGCCGCGTCGCGGAACTGGTCCACGTCGATGGAGATGGGGAAGTCGCCCACGTGGCAGGTGTGGCCGTCCACCGTGGCGGTGCGCGCATTCCAGTCCACCTCCGCGCCCAGCAGCCGCCGGGCGCAGCGCAGGAAGTTGTCGGCGAACTGGGGGAGGTGGAACCCCATCAGGTCGTTGGCCAGCATCCCCCGCAGCAGGTAGTTGGAATGCGGCGACAGGCGGAAGATGTCGATGGGCGGAAAGGGGATGTGCCAGAAGTGCGCGAGCGCCAGGTCCGGCCGCCGCGCGCGAACGAAGAGCGGGGCCAGGGCCAGGTGGTAGTCCTGGAACCAGATGGCGGCGTCCTTCCCGCGCACCTCCTCCAGCGTGGCCTCGGCGAAGCGGCGGTTCACGCGGCGGTAGCGCTCCCAGTAGCGCGAGCGGATGCGGGTGAGGTCCGGGCGCAGGTGGCAGAGCGGCCACAGGAACTGGTTGCTGAAGCCCAGATAGTAGCGGTGGATGTCGTGGTGCGTGAGCCACACGCGGCGCAGCGTGTACGCCTCCTCGCCGGGAGGCACGCGCACGCGGCTCTCGGGGTCCACCGCGGCCGCGTCGGCCTCGCCGCTTCCCCACGCCACCCAGGTGCCGCCCAGCGCCTGCATCAGCGGGTCCAGCGCGCTGGTGAGCCCGCCGGCGGGGCGGCGCACGTCCATCTCGCCCACCTCGTTCCCCCAGCGGTGCTCGTACGGCTCGCGGTTGGAGACGACCACCAGCCGCCGGTCGTCGAAGTAGCGGCGGAAGAGGGGTTCCAGCTCGTCGGGATGGATCGGCACAGGATCCTTTGAGTGCGAAAGTGCGTGAGTGCGGAAGTGCTTGAGTGCGTTGGAGATGCGCTAACACCCGATGCCGCTCGGGCGTCATGTCTCCAGGGCGAACGAGAACGCGGAAGCGGCCGGGATCGCTCCGGACCCCGCGCACTTCCGCCCTCACGCACTCACGCACTTGCCGTTCAGAGCGTGAACCGCCGCCGCGCCAGGCCCTCGGCGCGGTCGATGGCGCGCGGCGCCTCGGGCTCGGCCGCGTCGGCGGCGTCCGCGACACCATCTCCATCGTCGCCGTCGCGGGCGTGGAGCTCGGCCAGGCGCTCGCGGAGGGTGCGGCCGGCGCGGGCGCCGGCGGCCTCCACGCCGTCGCGCGCGGCGCCCATCCCGCCGCGGGCGGAGCGGCCCACGGCGCGCGCGGCGCGGACCACGACCCGGCGGCCCGAGTCCATCCGCTCGCCGGGGAGGAAGAGGAGCGCCAGGCCGGCGCCCAGCACGGTGCCGAACACGAGGCCGCTCAGCAGGTTGAGCCGCCTCGCCGAATCGTCGTAGTACATGCCGTCCGCGGGAAACGTATGATGGTGACCAGACCGCCGGAGAAGCCCGGCAACGCCCGTGCCGCGCGCGGATTAGGCGCGCCCGAAAGGCGCCCGCATGCGCTTGCGGCGCCTTGACACCCCGGGTATATATGAACGCCTGCCCCGCCCCGCGCCACCGTCCCGCTTCTTGCAGCGGGCACGCGCGGCGGGCAACCACAGATGAGGGCTGCACAGAAATGGCCGACTCCAGCAAGACGGTTCTCCTGGTCGAGGACAACGAGGACAACCGGACCGTCTACCGTACCATCCTGGAGCACTTCGGATACAGGGTCACCGAGGCGCGAAATGGCGAGGACGGGGTGCGGATGGCTCGCGAGGAGCATCCGGACCTGATCCTCATGGATATCTCCATCCCCCTGATCGACGGCTGGGAGGCGACGCGGATGCTGAAGAGCGACGCCGCCACCTCGCACATCCCCATCATCGCCCTCACGGCCCACGCGCTGGCGACGGACCGCGCCAAGGCCACCGAGGTCGGGTGCGACGGGTACCTGGCCAAGCCGTGCGAGCCGCGGCGGGTGGTGGCCGAGGTCGAGCGCTTCATCGGCGCCGGGCGCGAGCGGGAGGCGCGCGCTTGAGCGAAGCGGGAAATGCCGCGGCCGCCGGGCCCGTGCGCGTGCTGGTGGTGGACGACCTTCCCGACAACGTCGAGATCCTGCGCGCGCGGCTGGAGTCGCGCGGCTACGAGGTGGACACCGCCGAGAACGGCGAGGAGGCGCTGGCCCGGGTGAAGGCCGCGCCTCCGCAGCTCATCCTCTGCGACGTGATGATGCCGGGAATCGACGGCTACGAGGTGGCCCGGCGCATCAAGGACGACGCGAAGACCGGCGCGCTTCCCTTCATCCCCATCATCCTGGTCACTGCGCTGGGCGAGACCGAGCACATCGTGCAGGGGCTCAACACCGGCGCCGACGACTACATCGCCAAGCCGTACCACTTCC encodes the following:
- a CDS encoding response regulator, which codes for MADSSKTVLLVEDNEDNRTVYRTILEHFGYRVTEARNGEDGVRMAREEHPDLILMDISIPLIDGWEATRMLKSDAATSHIPIIALTAHALATDRAKATEVGCDGYLAKPCEPRRVVAEVERFIGAGREREARA
- a CDS encoding trehalose-6-phosphate synthase, encoding MPIHPDELEPLFRRYFDDRRLVVVSNREPYEHRWGNEVGEMDVRRPAGGLTSALDPLMQALGGTWVAWGSGEADAAAVDPESRVRVPPGEEAYTLRRVWLTHHDIHRYYLGFSNQFLWPLCHLRPDLTRIRSRYWERYRRVNRRFAEATLEEVRGKDAAIWFQDYHLALAPLFVRARRPDLALAHFWHIPFPPIDIFRLSPHSNYLLRGMLANDLMGFHLPQFADNFLRCARRLLGAEVDWNARTATVDGHTCHVGDFPISIDVDQFRDAATADGVEEQMERLRARYAPRGGAIGIGVDRLDYSKGLPEKFKALEFLWDRYPEFRERFTFIQVAVPSRSDIEAYDELAQKVDKQVWEINERFGTGDWRPIHLVKQSLPAERLAIVYRMADICLISSLQDGMNLVAKEFVASQVDRRGVLLLSEFAGAAEEMADGAVLMNPYDPEGCALKIRDALTLPREERAAGIEKLQGSMKSIYDWMADTFTRWGQIAAHIPDAVRRPSDVDEDELFAVGPAAGRDYGDEE